The following are encoded in a window of Methanobrevibacter sp. V74 genomic DNA:
- a CDS encoding flavodoxin family protein, with amino-acid sequence MKVLLVNGSPNKKGCTYTALNEVANTLNDEGFETEIFWIETKPITGCIACGKCGDLGKCIFDNDVVNEFVKKAYDADAFVFGSPVYYAGANGSMTSFLDRAFYSNSHGAGAKAFKHKPGAVVCSARRAGTTATYDQLIKYLGISQMPIISSFYWNMVHGNAPEEVMQDEEGLGTMRQLAYNMAFFLKCIKAGASEGITPTEISKPRTNFIR; translated from the coding sequence ATGAAAGTATTGTTAGTTAATGGAAGTCCTAATAAAAAGGGTTGCACTTACACTGCATTAAATGAGGTTGCAAATACCTTAAATGATGAAGGATTTGAAACTGAAATCTTTTGGATTGAAACGAAACCAATAACTGGATGCATTGCTTGCGGTAAATGTGGTGATTTGGGAAAATGCATATTTGATAATGATGTTGTAAATGAATTTGTAAAAAAAGCGTACGATGCAGATGCATTTGTATTTGGTTCACCGGTTTATTATGCAGGAGCAAACGGCTCTATGACTTCATTTTTAGACCGTGCATTTTATTCAAACTCACACGGTGCTGGAGCAAAAGCGTTTAAACATAAACCTGGAGCGGTAGTATGTTCTGCAAGGAGAGCTGGAACCACTGCAACTTATGATCAACTAATCAAATATTTGGGAATTTCTCAGATGCCGATTATTTCATCATTTTATTGGAATATGGTTCATGGAAATGCTCCTGAAGAGGTCATGCAAGATGAAGAAGGTTTAGGAACTATGAGACAGTTAGCTTATAATATGGCGTTTTTCTTAAAATGCATAAAAGCAGGTGCCAGTGAAGGCATAACTCCAACTGAAATATCTAAACCTCGTACAAACTTTATAAGATAA
- a CDS encoding cofactor-independent phosphoglycerate mutase translates to MKYVIFIPDGSSDYPIDELDGKTPLKAANTPNIDKLAKKGFGGFTNNVPEQYTPGSDVANMSIFGYNPADYYTGRGPLEAGSEGIPTTPADVIFRCNTIYSENGSMDDFNAGHISTEEADELMNGLNEYFTQKYADFKGKFYTGVSYRHLFIYSCDSIKDAEVLSGIKTMPPHDISGKKLVDNLFGECELAEEIQSIMFEAGEYLKDHEVNKKREVPANMIWFWGQGVTPSLPNFEETYGITASVITGVDLLKGIGNFAGMNIVDVPGATGYFDTDYKAKGQYGIEALKETDLLLIHIESPDEAGHAQNIEEKIKALERIDEFIVGPIIESLEGKSYRGAILPDHPTPISLGTHTRDNVPIVIFDSQRDGDECESFDEEGVKKGSLEFRQGHFLVQRLINGDF, encoded by the coding sequence ATGAAATACGTAATATTTATTCCAGATGGATCTAGTGATTATCCAATAGATGAATTAGATGGAAAAACCCCACTAAAAGCAGCTAATACTCCAAATATTGATAAATTAGCTAAAAAAGGATTTGGAGGATTTACAAACAATGTTCCTGAACAATACACTCCAGGTTCTGATGTTGCTAATATGAGCATTTTTGGATACAATCCTGCTGATTACTATACTGGTCGCGGACCATTAGAAGCAGGCAGTGAAGGTATTCCAACAACACCTGCTGATGTAATTTTTAGATGTAACACAATATATAGTGAAAATGGATCTATGGATGACTTTAACGCAGGCCATATTTCAACTGAGGAAGCAGATGAGTTAATGAATGGATTAAATGAATATTTCACTCAAAAATATGCTGATTTTAAAGGTAAATTTTACACTGGTGTAAGTTACAGACATTTATTCATATATTCCTGTGACAGTATAAAAGATGCTGAGGTATTATCTGGTATTAAAACAATGCCTCCTCATGATATTTCCGGTAAAAAATTAGTAGATAACTTATTTGGGGAGTGTGAATTAGCTGAAGAAATTCAAAGTATAATGTTTGAAGCAGGTGAATACCTTAAAGACCATGAAGTCAACAAAAAAAGAGAAGTGCCTGCAAATATGATATGGTTTTGGGGACAAGGAGTAACTCCAAGTTTACCTAACTTTGAAGAAACTTACGGTATCACTGCTTCTGTTATCACTGGTGTTGATTTACTTAAAGGTATTGGGAACTTTGCAGGAATGAATATTGTTGATGTGCCAGGTGCTACTGGATATTTTGACACCGACTATAAAGCAAAGGGCCAATATGGTATTGAAGCTTTAAAAGAAACTGATTTGTTGCTGATCCATATTGAATCGCCTGATGAAGCAGGACATGCTCAAAATATTGAGGAAAAAATTAAAGCTCTTGAAAGAATCGATGAATTCATTGTTGGACCCATTATTGAAAGTTTAGAAGGTAAATCATATAGGGGAGCAATATTGCCTGACCATCCTACACCGATTAGCCTTGGAACTCATACTCGTGATAATGTGCCTATTGTCATATTCGATTCCCAACGTGATGGGGATGAATGTGAATCATTTGATGAGGAAGGTGTTAAAAAAGGTTCCCTTGAATTTAGACAGGGACATTTCTTAGTTCAGAGATTAATTAATGGAGACTTTTAG
- a CDS encoding homoserine dehydrogenase: MDECKVIIMGFGSVGQGVANALSMKKDLIKDKTGFAVKVVAAADSSSSAISQDGLDEELLLQTKKEKGNLSAYPEFGSNKHGADVLDTVEYDCLIEATPTNIVDAEPALSLTFKAFEQGKDVVTSNKGHLALKFKEVVEAAEMAGVEFKYEASVGGSMPIINFTKETLSSCDIRSIKGILNGTTNYILSRMTSEGSDYEVILKESQELGIAETDPTQDVEGIDAACKTVILANSLLGIDATYDDVKVEGISNINAQAIELAKKDDYLIKLIAEISPENLQVSPRLVKRGSSYDVSGTLNMATIKTDLADEVSVIGLGAGSLETASAMLTDLIGILKNKY, encoded by the coding sequence ATGGATGAATGTAAAGTCATTATCATGGGATTTGGTTCTGTAGGACAAGGTGTTGCTAATGCACTTTCCATGAAAAAAGATTTAATTAAAGATAAAACTGGTTTTGCAGTGAAAGTTGTTGCGGCAGCTGATTCATCTTCGTCTGCAATATCACAAGATGGCTTAGATGAAGAATTGCTCCTACAAACCAAAAAAGAAAAAGGAAATTTATCAGCTTACCCAGAATTCGGGTCTAATAAACATGGTGCGGATGTTTTAGATACTGTTGAATATGATTGTCTTATCGAAGCAACTCCTACAAATATCGTTGATGCAGAACCTGCACTTTCACTAACATTTAAAGCGTTTGAACAAGGAAAAGATGTAGTAACATCAAATAAAGGACATTTAGCACTTAAATTCAAAGAGGTAGTTGAAGCGGCTGAAATGGCTGGTGTGGAATTTAAATATGAAGCTAGTGTTGGCGGATCTATGCCTATTATTAATTTTACAAAAGAAACTTTATCCTCTTGTGATATTAGATCAATTAAAGGTATTCTAAATGGCACTACAAATTATATTTTATCAAGGATGACTTCTGAAGGTTCTGATTATGAAGTTATTTTAAAAGAATCACAGGAATTGGGTATTGCAGAAACTGACCCAACTCAAGATGTTGAAGGTATTGATGCGGCTTGTAAAACAGTGATTTTAGCAAATTCACTTTTAGGAATTGATGCAACATATGATGATGTTAAGGTTGAAGGTATTTCAAATATTAATGCACAAGCTATTGAATTGGCTAAAAAAGATGATTATTTAATTAAATTAATAGCTGAAATATCTCCTGAAAACTTACAAGTATCTCCTCGTCTGGTTAAAAGAGGAAGTTCTTATGATGTAAGCGGTACTTTAAATATGGCTACAATCAAAACAGATTTGGCTGATGAAGTATCTGTGATTGGTCTTGGAGCAGGTTCTCTTGAAACTGCTTCTGCGATGTTAACTGATTTAATTGGTATTTTAAAAAATAAATACTAA
- a CDS encoding AzlD domain-containing protein, with the protein MDFMALVVIGCALVTFIPRLIPALFIDKLNFSPKVEKFLNLIPYTALSALICPGVLTVDNQLWYIGLIGAVVAAGLAWKKVPIGAIVILTVMILITVYSIIPFF; encoded by the coding sequence ATGGATTTCATGGCGTTAGTTGTAATTGGATGTGCTTTGGTAACATTTATACCCCGTTTAATTCCAGCATTATTTATTGATAAGTTAAATTTCTCACCAAAAGTAGAAAAATTCTTAAATCTAATACCCTATACTGCCTTATCAGCTTTAATATGTCCTGGTGTATTGACTGTTGATAATCAGTTATGGTATATTGGTTTAATAGGAGCTGTTGTAGCGGCAGGTCTGGCCTGGAAGAAAGTTCCAATTGGAGCTATTGTAATTTTAACAGTAATGATTTTAATTACAGTTTATTCGATTATACCATTTTTTTAA
- a CDS encoding amino acid-binding protein codes for MRMDLVLELMDVPGQLVKALEPISSLGANLVTVVHKRDYKNDNGMVPVQLTLEGEHEDLKNVVNRFEDLGFTIIEMDGVVKKEKITTIFFGHIVDQDLRDTMDRINELAGVEIVAFDIILNGEEKSTALINIESDVGKKQIIFNRIEEIAGEKDLLVINEV; via the coding sequence ATGAGAATGGACTTAGTTCTAGAACTTATGGATGTTCCGGGGCAATTAGTTAAAGCATTAGAACCAATAAGTAGTTTAGGTGCTAATCTTGTAACTGTTGTCCACAAAAGGGATTATAAAAATGATAATGGAATGGTTCCAGTTCAATTAACTCTTGAAGGGGAACATGAAGATTTAAAAAATGTTGTTAATAGATTTGAAGATTTAGGATTTACCATTATTGAAATGGATGGGGTTGTTAAAAAAGAAAAAATCACCACTATCTTCTTTGGCCACATCGTAGATCAAGACTTAAGAGACACTATGGATAGAATCAATGAACTTGCAGGTGTTGAAATTGTAGCTTTTGATATTATATTAAATGGTGAAGAGAAATCCACAGCTTTAATTAATATTGAATCGGATGTGGGTAAAAAACAAATCATATTTAATAGAATTGAAGAAATTGCAGGAGAAAAAGATTTGCTAGTTATTAATGAAGTATAG
- the gatC gene encoding Asp-tRNA(Asn) amidotransferase subunit GatC: MTIEKDAEEIIEKFSKTLENIPDSDETWYITDNLNLTREDKSSEKNPEKILRNANIDKEGNLIVKRADWTN, from the coding sequence ATGACAATCGAAAAAGATGCTGAAGAGATTATAGAAAAATTTTCAAAAACATTAGAAAACATTCCCGATTCAGATGAAACTTGGTATATTACTGATAATTTAAACTTAACTCGTGAAGATAAATCTAGTGAAAAAAATCCTGAGAAGATATTAAGAAATGCAAATATTGATAAAGAGGGAAACCTCATTGTAAAAAGAGCTGATTGGACAAATTAA
- a CDS encoding asparagine synthase-related protein: protein MSSIVGLQGNFKRNDIISMLETSKNRGPDLSRVFLDKVYNLEDFDCKNDYDLVLGHNLLKVYDSNNRISYPQPIKKDKLVLVFDGELYNFNTMRNFLSKVGVEETIVSDAQILINLIDFYSKKIGLLKAVESAIRLIDGDYAFAVFDGENLAIARDPLGVKPLFYAERDDLKGFASTKRSLKEISLTDINTLKPEHILYNWRDISPAQPIHEKIFEGDVAKIEKLLKLSVVKRIAGLDEIGVIFSGGVDSSYLALLLGQIADNVPLKITLYAVGVKNSKDIESAIYASKFLNLNLKICEVTEEMLRESLPSVVRAIGDDNLMKVGVGMTTYLATKMIAEDGIKVAISGQGADELFGGYKRYLKSFINGTLNSDLRDDIANMYHVNLERDDACSMLNGVELRLPFLDENLVELALNIPDNKKIVSMHDDMRKSILRKLAFEEGLDYEIAYRPKKAAQYGTGIDKILRKKIVKDTDISEFLK, encoded by the coding sequence ATGAGTTCAATAGTAGGGTTACAAGGCAATTTTAAAAGAAACGACATTATTTCAATGTTGGAGACTTCTAAAAATAGAGGGCCTGATTTATCAAGAGTTTTTTTAGATAAAGTTTATAATTTAGAGGATTTTGATTGTAAAAATGACTATGATTTAGTTTTAGGACATAATTTACTTAAAGTTTATGATTCTAACAATAGGATTTCTTACCCTCAACCTATTAAAAAGGATAAACTTGTTTTAGTCTTTGATGGGGAGTTATATAATTTCAATACTATGAGAAACTTTTTATCAAAAGTCGGTGTTGAAGAGACAATTGTATCTGATGCACAAATTTTAATTAATCTAATTGATTTTTATTCAAAAAAAATAGGTTTACTTAAAGCTGTAGAATCTGCAATACGCCTAATCGATGGAGATTATGCATTTGCAGTTTTTGATGGTGAAAACCTAGCTATTGCACGTGATCCATTAGGTGTAAAACCATTATTCTATGCTGAAAGAGATGATCTAAAAGGTTTTGCATCTACAAAAAGATCCTTAAAAGAAATTAGTCTAACTGACATTAACACCTTAAAACCAGAACACATACTGTATAACTGGAGGGATATATCTCCGGCACAACCCATTCATGAAAAAATCTTTGAAGGGGATGTGGCTAAAATAGAGAAGCTATTAAAATTAAGTGTTGTTAAAAGAATCGCTGGATTAGATGAGATTGGAGTAATATTTTCAGGCGGTGTTGACAGTTCGTATTTAGCATTACTTTTAGGTCAAATTGCAGATAATGTTCCATTAAAAATAACTCTTTATGCAGTTGGTGTTAAAAATTCAAAAGATATTGAATCAGCAATTTATGCATCAAAATTCTTAAACCTAAATTTAAAAATCTGTGAAGTAACCGAAGAGATGCTGCGTGAAAGTCTACCTAGTGTTGTAAGAGCAATTGGTGATGATAATCTTATGAAAGTGGGTGTGGGAATGACTACTTATCTTGCAACAAAAATGATTGCTGAAGATGGAATTAAAGTAGCAATTTCAGGTCAAGGTGCAGATGAGCTATTTGGCGGATATAAACGTTATTTGAAAAGTTTTATAAATGGAACTCTAAATTCTGATTTAAGAGACGATATTGCAAATATGTATCATGTTAATCTAGAACGTGATGATGCATGTTCAATGCTTAATGGAGTTGAATTAAGACTACCTTTTTTAGACGAAAACCTAGTGGAACTAGCTTTAAACATTCCAGATAATAAAAAAATTGTTTCAATGCATGATGACATGCGTAAAAGTATTTTAAGAAAACTTGCTTTTGAAGAAGGTCTTGATTATGAAATAGCCTATAGACCTAAAAAAGCAGCTCAATATGGGACGGGTATTGATAAAATTTTAAGAAAGAAAATTGTAAAAGATACAGATATTTCAGAATTTTTAAAATAA